A single genomic interval of Sulfurimonas sp. C5 harbors:
- a CDS encoding glycoside hydrolase family 57 protein, producing MKLSFLWHMHQPDYTDATGVMQLPWVFLHAIKDYYDMPWMVEGKEGIKATFNITPSLIKQLQLYANDLRKYDKFLTLLHSETAKLQDDEKVWIVKICKSSNYETMIKPVKRYKELYAQYDYTHAELIELQVLFILSWCGNYLRQNSAVIQELLEKQRDYNEHDKKLLFDELQNFMQGLFDYYKALYAKGSVNFSTTPLNHPILPLLLDMNNALDAHPMTNIPKNHIPLEDDALLQVQRAQEVFEDIFGFKPSGFWPAEGAVDPKSVALCSAQGVGWIATDEAILFKSLNKTDKGALYHPYIYDGMRIFFRDHYLSDLIGFTYRHKNAEEAALDFVKELQKIESQNSDPLVCVILDAENAWEFYKTNGYEFFQSLYTKLQSLSWCQTVTMDEVCTLPAKKLEHLVSGSWINGEFNTWVGGSEKTRGWELLFMTKQDYEHHKKNMDSKNKELITQHFLAAECSDWFWWYGDDHFSEYEAEFDELFRNHLITIYDLLEIAPPADLYIPITQHKSTQDFWLHPKSDISPVINGKHDSFFEWIGCGVVDETKVFSTMDTQRGPVKKIFYGQDKHKLYFSFAADMEILCESDSLEVIIEPGNIHGKITLPNETIVIDDVEIFSVCDDLLEMSIAKEYLSSKEILIRFEIEKAGKVVQILPSFGELKINIDDDYSHEWFV from the coding sequence ATGAAGTTGAGTTTTTTATGGCATATGCACCAGCCGGACTATACAGATGCAACAGGTGTTATGCAACTGCCGTGGGTGTTTTTGCATGCTATAAAAGACTATTATGACATGCCTTGGATGGTAGAGGGAAAAGAGGGAATAAAAGCGACCTTTAATATCACCCCTTCACTTATAAAGCAGTTGCAACTCTATGCAAACGATCTGCGTAAATACGATAAGTTTTTAACGCTTTTACACAGTGAAACGGCAAAGTTGCAAGATGACGAAAAAGTTTGGATCGTGAAAATATGTAAAAGTTCTAATTATGAAACTATGATTAAACCGGTCAAGCGCTATAAAGAACTTTATGCACAGTATGATTATACCCACGCTGAACTGATTGAGCTGCAAGTTTTGTTCATTTTATCGTGGTGTGGGAACTATTTACGTCAAAATAGCGCTGTTATTCAAGAGTTACTGGAAAAACAAAGGGATTACAATGAACATGATAAAAAACTTCTCTTTGATGAGTTACAAAACTTTATGCAGGGACTTTTTGATTATTATAAAGCGTTGTATGCCAAAGGTTCTGTAAACTTCTCTACAACACCGCTTAATCATCCTATCTTACCATTGCTCCTTGATATGAATAATGCTTTAGATGCCCATCCTATGACAAATATTCCAAAAAATCATATTCCTTTGGAAGATGATGCTTTATTGCAAGTGCAAAGAGCTCAAGAAGTTTTTGAGGATATTTTTGGTTTTAAACCGAGCGGTTTTTGGCCGGCTGAAGGGGCGGTAGATCCAAAAAGCGTAGCACTTTGTTCTGCACAAGGAGTGGGATGGATCGCAACAGACGAGGCGATTCTTTTCAAGTCCTTGAACAAAACAGATAAAGGGGCACTTTATCATCCTTATATATATGATGGTATGAGGATTTTTTTTAGAGACCACTATTTAAGTGATCTCATCGGTTTTACCTATCGTCATAAAAATGCTGAGGAAGCGGCTTTAGATTTTGTTAAAGAGTTGCAAAAGATAGAGTCTCAAAACAGTGATCCGCTTGTTTGTGTTATATTAGATGCAGAAAATGCCTGGGAGTTTTATAAAACAAACGGATATGAATTTTTCCAAAGCCTGTATACAAAACTGCAATCCCTTTCATGGTGTCAGACAGTAACGATGGATGAGGTGTGTACGCTCCCTGCAAAAAAACTTGAACATTTAGTTTCTGGAAGTTGGATAAATGGTGAGTTTAACACGTGGGTTGGCGGCAGTGAAAAAACAAGAGGCTGGGAGCTTCTTTTTATGACAAAGCAAGATTATGAACATCATAAAAAGAACATGGATTCCAAAAACAAAGAGTTGATAACACAGCATTTTTTAGCAGCAGAGTGTTCAGACTGGTTCTGGTGGTATGGTGATGATCATTTCAGTGAGTACGAAGCGGAGTTTGATGAGTTGTTTAGAAATCATTTGATAACAATTTACGATCTTTTAGAGATAGCACCTCCTGCGGATCTTTATATACCGATTACACAACACAAAAGTACACAGGATTTTTGGTTACATCCAAAATCGGATATCTCTCCAGTTATTAACGGTAAGCATGATTCATTTTTTGAATGGATAGGTTGCGGGGTAGTAGATGAAACAAAAGTATTTTCTACAATGGATACTCAGCGAGGTCCTGTAAAAAAGATCTTTTATGGACAGGATAAGCATAAACTTTACTTCTCTTTTGCAGCAGATATGGAAATTTTGTGTGAAAGTGATAGTTTGGAAGTAATTATTGAGCCGGGAAATATTCACGGAAAAATTACACTGCCAAACGAGACAATTGTTATAGATGATGTAGAGATTTTTAGTGTGTGTGACGATCTTTTGGAGATGAGTATTGCAAAAGAGTATTTGTCTTCAAAAGAGATATTGATCCGCTTTGAGATCGAAAAAGCTGGCAAGGTAGTGCAGATATTGCCGAGTTTCGGGGAGCTTAAAATCAATATAGATGATGATTATTCCCACGAGTGGTTTGTATAG
- a CDS encoding alpha-amylase/4-alpha-glucanotransferase domain-containing protein, protein MRQVSFLFGVHMHQPVDNFSECIAEAVQKSYKPFFEVMMRYPEFKFSLHCSGWLLNEIRKKYPELFAIMKTLTQKGSIEWLTAGYYEPVLSSIPSKDRVAQIKKLNRFLKKHFGIHPKGLWLTERVWESALIPDLVKCDIEYVIVDDYHFLSSGFAADNLDGYYTTEESGLECALFPISKPLRYNLPFSNVEKAIDTVMQYANRNGSAAIFFDDAEKFGLWPHTFEWVYAKGWLESFVHQILDQKFIKTQHYTEYMQQQHSLGIAYLNNTSYFEMGEWSLKNENVKTFNALQKSLGQEYMENKGIAFVKGGIWKNFFVKYPESNYLHKRMLWLSKQSSSFSAVQKEALYKLQTNDVFWHGVFGGIYLPNLRDNAYKYLLEIERGFERKERELLDINKDGYQELKVRTSELSLVFSLKEGGALMEFGSFDTLFNWQNTLMRKEENYHCQPELLEHTKEIESIHDAVLLDEVLKKELVFDSIPRYSFIDCFSETPFVLKHLKEGIQKIQTLQSPAECKLQKGNILFLTQGSVFEHTEVQIEKRYRVKQKALHLDLQLLSRSQEHLYYALEFNLHFAHLLTLTLNGEKIVDGFSQKNCMEIVLYDDFTNKSVRLRSDRECDVHAYLASSIAKSESGYDKTPQQITLFFSFSLEQKLDLHVSLEICDV, encoded by the coding sequence ATGAGACAAGTCAGTTTTCTTTTTGGCGTGCATATGCATCAACCGGTAGACAATTTCAGCGAGTGTATAGCAGAGGCTGTGCAGAAAAGTTATAAACCTTTTTTTGAAGTGATGATGCGCTATCCGGAGTTTAAGTTCTCTTTGCATTGTAGTGGCTGGCTGCTGAATGAGATCAGGAAAAAATATCCCGAACTGTTTGCAATAATGAAAACACTTACACAAAAAGGTTCGATAGAGTGGCTTACGGCAGGATATTATGAACCAGTATTAAGTTCTATCCCTTCAAAAGATCGAGTAGCGCAGATAAAAAAGTTAAACAGATTTTTAAAAAAACACTTTGGAATTCACCCAAAGGGGCTTTGGCTCACTGAACGGGTATGGGAGAGTGCTCTGATTCCGGATCTTGTAAAATGTGACATAGAGTATGTAATAGTGGATGATTACCACTTTTTAAGCAGTGGATTTGCAGCTGATAATCTTGATGGATACTATACAACCGAAGAGAGTGGTTTAGAGTGTGCTCTTTTCCCTATCTCTAAGCCACTTCGTTACAATCTTCCTTTCTCCAATGTTGAAAAAGCGATCGATACTGTAATGCAATATGCAAACAGGAATGGGTCGGCTGCTATTTTTTTTGATGATGCAGAGAAATTCGGCTTGTGGCCACACACTTTTGAATGGGTTTATGCAAAAGGGTGGCTGGAAAGTTTTGTACATCAGATATTAGACCAAAAGTTCATTAAAACACAACACTACACAGAGTATATGCAACAACAGCACTCTTTGGGAATAGCCTATCTGAATAATACCTCTTATTTTGAGATGGGAGAGTGGAGTTTAAAAAATGAGAATGTCAAAACTTTTAATGCCCTGCAAAAGTCTCTTGGCCAAGAGTATATGGAAAACAAAGGAATAGCATTTGTAAAAGGGGGGATATGGAAAAACTTTTTTGTGAAATATCCAGAGAGCAATTATCTCCACAAACGGATGTTATGGCTTAGCAAACAAAGCAGCAGTTTCTCCGCTGTACAAAAAGAAGCTTTATATAAACTCCAAACAAATGATGTTTTTTGGCACGGTGTTTTTGGCGGGATCTATTTGCCGAATTTACGTGATAATGCCTATAAATATCTTTTAGAAATTGAAAGAGGGTTTGAACGAAAAGAGAGGGAGCTTTTAGATATTAACAAGGACGGATACCAAGAGTTGAAAGTGAGAACAAGTGAACTTTCCTTAGTATTTTCCTTAAAAGAGGGGGGAGCTCTTATGGAGTTTGGCTCTTTTGATACACTTTTTAACTGGCAAAACACGCTGATGAGAAAAGAGGAGAATTATCATTGTCAGCCTGAACTTTTGGAACATACGAAAGAGATAGAGTCCATCCACGATGCAGTGCTCTTGGATGAGGTGCTGAAAAAAGAGCTTGTATTTGACTCTATCCCCCGATACTCTTTTATCGATTGTTTCTCAGAAACTCCTTTTGTATTAAAGCATTTGAAAGAGGGGATTCAAAAGATACAAACACTTCAAAGCCCTGCTGAATGTAAGTTACAAAAGGGTAATATATTGTTTCTTACACAAGGGAGTGTTTTTGAGCATACAGAGGTGCAGATAGAAAAAAGATACAGGGTAAAACAAAAAGCGCTTCATCTTGATCTACAACTTCTTAGCAGATCACAAGAGCATCTATATTATGCTTTGGAGTTTAATCTCCATTTTGCCCATCTGCTCACACTTACACTTAACGGGGAAAAAATAGTTGACGGGTTCAGCCAAAAAAATTGCATGGAGATTGTATTGTATGATGATTTTACAAACAAATCAGTGCGTTTGCGAAGTGACAGGGAGTGTGACGTGCACGCATATTTAGCAAGCAGTATTGCCAAAAGTGAAAGTGGATATGATAAAACACCCCAGCAGATAACACTGTTCTTTAGCTTCTCCTTGGAACAAAAGTTGGACTTGCATGTGAGCTTGGAGATATGCGATGTCTGA
- the galT gene encoding galactose-1-phosphate uridylyltransferase, with protein sequence MSEIRLDRIANQYVIIAPERLRRPNSITASKPLENRQSNCPFCEGNEHLTPKEIFALRKNEPDMSGWKTRVVPNLYKAVQIEESESSKRDGMFESVPGLGAHEIVIDTPCHSCNIEDLDESDVQNWIKTIVARIEDLQKDKRLVYISVFKNVGQEAGASQQHPHTQIIALPVMPKDAIYFLSRNMLYYQRHGRGIVEDILHNEILFKKRLVTQTQNFVAFCPFASSYPFEVMIAPQRNIISLQRSGKKEIEELGILVKSIFTKLAKQLGSFDYNLAFMQAPLNQNFENESYISLLEQNFRFTLRIIPRIYNVGGFELSSGMAINCMEPEECARLLRGEEI encoded by the coding sequence ATGTCTGAGATAAGACTAGACAGAATTGCCAATCAGTATGTGATTATAGCTCCTGAAAGGCTTCGAAGACCAAATAGCATAACAGCCTCGAAACCTCTTGAAAATAGACAAAGTAACTGTCCTTTTTGTGAAGGGAATGAACATCTGACTCCAAAAGAGATCTTTGCCCTGCGTAAAAACGAGCCCGATATGTCTGGTTGGAAGACACGGGTTGTGCCAAACCTTTACAAAGCGGTACAGATAGAAGAAAGTGAAAGTTCAAAGCGTGACGGAATGTTTGAATCAGTTCCTGGACTTGGAGCACACGAGATAGTTATAGATACCCCTTGTCACTCATGTAATATAGAAGACCTTGATGAGAGTGATGTACAAAACTGGATCAAAACAATCGTAGCCAGAATAGAGGATCTTCAAAAAGACAAACGCTTGGTTTATATAAGCGTTTTTAAAAATGTAGGTCAAGAAGCAGGTGCTTCGCAGCAACATCCACATACTCAAATTATTGCCTTGCCCGTGATGCCAAAAGATGCAATCTATTTTTTGAGTAGAAATATGCTCTACTATCAAAGACACGGAAGAGGGATTGTTGAAGATATTTTACACAATGAGATTTTATTTAAAAAACGGCTTGTTACACAAACACAAAATTTTGTCGCTTTTTGTCCGTTTGCAAGCAGTTATCCTTTTGAAGTGATGATTGCTCCCCAACGTAATATCATATCGTTACAGAGAAGTGGTAAAAAAGAGATTGAGGAGCTGGGAATTTTAGTAAAATCGATTTTTACAAAGTTAGCAAAACAGTTAGGCTCTTTTGATTATAATTTGGCATTTATGCAAGCTCCTCTTAATCAAAATTTTGAAAATGAAAGTTATATCTCCCTTTTAGAACAAAATTTCCGTTTTACTCTACGAATAATTCCTAGGATCTATAATGTCGGAGGCTTTGAACTCTCCAGTGGCATGGCTATTAATTGTATGGAGCCTGAAGAGTGTGCAAGATTATTGCGAGGGGAGGAGATATGA
- a CDS encoding glycogen synthase — protein MKVLFAASELLPYVKTGGLADVADALPRALKKYMDISVVIPLYGFLEIESLQEFDRFELELGGILYSIEIYFTLQEGLSVYFIKAPLLSTTKHLYGYNDIDYANNDLRFGIFSAAIVELSLKLKIDLLHLNDWHTALAALFIDQRSLNIKTVFTIHNLAYQGIFSKESCERLGIDPSYFNMDALEFYGQLNSMKGGIAYSDAVTTVSPSYAQEILTDEFGCGLEGFLSYHDDKLSGILNGINTKVFDPANDPYLQECYNSTTLENKHENKVAFLKTSKLKDPRKTLFVVISRLVEQKGMELLIKVLPDMLEKKINVFVLGEGEELYTSKLNTLASKYSNFDFQNSYDEVLSHKVYAAADFFVMPSLFEPCGLAQMIAMRYGTIPIVHAIGGLKDSVHEEKNRCGRGIVFEKYTKKEFSKAIERALKLKRDSEAFKEAVVFNMECDFSFETGAKSYMKLYESLF, from the coding sequence ATGAAGGTATTATTCGCTGCCAGTGAGCTACTTCCTTACGTAAAAACCGGAGGACTTGCAGATGTTGCAGATGCACTTCCAAGAGCACTAAAAAAATATATGGACATCTCTGTCGTGATTCCATTATACGGGTTTTTAGAGATAGAAAGCCTCCAAGAGTTTGATCGTTTTGAACTTGAACTGGGCGGTATTTTATACAGTATTGAAATTTATTTTACCTTACAAGAGGGTTTGAGTGTTTATTTTATAAAAGCACCTCTTTTAAGTACTACGAAACACCTTTACGGTTATAACGATATTGATTATGCAAATAATGATCTACGTTTTGGAATCTTTAGTGCAGCTATTGTAGAGTTGTCTTTAAAGCTAAAGATTGATCTTCTTCATCTCAATGACTGGCATACTGCTTTAGCAGCACTTTTTATAGATCAGAGATCATTAAATATAAAAACTGTTTTTACTATCCATAATCTTGCCTATCAGGGGATATTTTCAAAAGAATCGTGCGAAAGGTTGGGGATTGATCCGAGTTACTTTAATATGGATGCCTTAGAGTTTTATGGACAGCTGAATTCTATGAAAGGAGGGATCGCATATTCTGATGCCGTGACAACGGTAAGTCCAAGTTATGCACAAGAGATTCTTACAGACGAGTTTGGATGTGGACTGGAAGGGTTCTTAAGCTACCATGATGACAAGTTAAGCGGTATATTAAACGGAATCAATACGAAAGTTTTTGATCCTGCAAATGATCCTTATCTTCAAGAGTGTTACAATAGTACGACGTTGGAGAATAAACATGAAAATAAAGTGGCTTTTTTAAAAACATCTAAACTCAAAGATCCAAGAAAAACATTATTTGTAGTGATTTCAAGATTGGTCGAGCAAAAGGGGATGGAGCTGTTGATAAAAGTTCTGCCGGATATGTTAGAGAAAAAGATTAATGTTTTTGTTTTAGGTGAAGGGGAAGAACTCTATACGAGCAAGCTAAATACATTGGCATCTAAGTACTCAAACTTTGACTTTCAAAACTCATACGATGAGGTGCTTTCCCATAAAGTGTATGCAGCGGCAGACTTTTTTGTGATGCCCTCTTTGTTTGAGCCTTGTGGCTTGGCACAGATGATTGCAATGCGGTATGGGACTATTCCTATTGTTCACGCAATAGGGGGTTTAAAAGACAGTGTTCATGAAGAAAAAAACAGATGCGGCAGAGGTATTGTGTTTGAAAAGTACACAAAAAAAGAGTTCTCAAAGGCGATAGAACGGGCTTTAAAACTTAAAAGAGATTCTGAAGCTTTTAAAGAAGCAGTGGTTTTTAATATGGAATGTGATTTTTCCTTTGAAACAGGAGCGAAGAGTTATATGAAACTGTATGAGAGTTTGTTTTGA
- a CDS encoding ROK family protein, with protein sequence MKLCIDAGGTYFRYALFEGKQEISSGSDKCNGIGFIPWIEKLLQRYKDVKTIAVGYAGQVKKGIILGAPNIEVTEPNIKNYFQSRYDVEFLIQNDLSCAVLAEANYFQTGEICALYVGSGLGLGVITNGSLLKGNNALAGELGHIPYKKVPFVCGCGKDNCIELFASGSGFIKFKRYLQIDEDLTLQELRDSTLIEHTELYKEFEEALLHAVGVVITLFNPEILVLGGGIIADDETIFETVTTRYKEFSMPQSTQGLRIVKTKLQNAVLQGASLLKEDQ encoded by the coding sequence TTGAAGCTGTGTATAGATGCTGGAGGAACATATTTCCGTTATGCTCTTTTTGAAGGAAAACAGGAGATCTCTTCAGGCAGTGATAAGTGCAACGGCATCGGCTTTATTCCTTGGATCGAAAAGTTGTTGCAAAGATATAAAGATGTAAAAACAATAGCTGTGGGATATGCAGGACAAGTAAAAAAGGGGATTATTCTCGGTGCTCCGAATATAGAAGTTACAGAACCAAACATAAAAAACTATTTTCAAAGCAGATACGATGTAGAGTTTTTGATACAAAATGATCTCTCCTGTGCTGTTTTAGCAGAAGCAAACTATTTTCAGACAGGGGAAATATGTGCACTGTATGTAGGAAGTGGACTTGGATTAGGGGTAATCACTAACGGAAGTTTGTTAAAAGGGAATAACGCGTTAGCTGGTGAGTTGGGGCATATACCCTATAAAAAAGTCCCATTTGTTTGCGGGTGTGGTAAAGATAACTGCATAGAGCTTTTTGCTTCTGGTTCTGGGTTTATAAAGTTTAAACGTTATTTGCAAATTGATGAAGACCTAACACTTCAAGAGCTAAGAGACTCTACACTCATAGAGCACACAGAGTTATACAAGGAGTTTGAAGAGGCTCTTTTACATGCAGTTGGAGTGGTGATAACTCTTTTTAATCCGGAGATTTTGGTTTTAGGAGGAGGGATCATTGCAGATGATGAGACTATTTTTGAAACGGTTACAACACGCTATAAAGAGTTTAGCATGCCGCAAAGTACGCAAGGGCTGCGTATTGTTAAAACAAAATTACAAAACGCAGTGCTGCAAGGTGCATCTCTTTTAAAGGAGGACCAATGA
- the glgA gene encoding glycogen synthase GlgA — protein MKRKLKILFAASEAVPYAKTGGLADVAGVLPKAIERLGHEIILVLPRYYKIDKANLIKLDTPLGVPMGSMGELWAAVYKTTLPQSSVQVYFIDHENYFGRAGFYEDDNRSYEDNGERFVFFSKAVLQLCKILHFTPDIIHANDWHTALLPILSKTRFVHDFAYAKTVFTIHNMQHQGIFHKGLMELLEIGWEHFNAHELESFNHINMLKGGVMHADAVTTVSKRYAQEIQTSEFGFGLDGHLWAHKEKIFGILNGVDYDEWNPSKDTYIAETFDRDQMEGKTACKRAIQKHFNLEQRDDVALIGFVGRFAEQKGIGLIASAINGILDHDVQIVMLGTGEKWAEGFFSGVAHHRENFGLHVGYSEALAHQIEAGCDMFLMPSFFEPCGLNQIYSLRYGTLPIVRATGGLDDTIVNFDEHHRHGNGFKFYDATSEALYYTVIWAINIYYNDKEAFLDMQQRAMQEHFSWDDAAKEYEAVYNYILDPENYERPKQ, from the coding sequence ATGAAACGAAAACTGAAAATCCTTTTTGCTGCTTCTGAAGCAGTTCCCTATGCAAAAACTGGCGGTTTGGCAGATGTGGCAGGAGTGCTCCCTAAAGCAATTGAGAGACTTGGTCATGAGATCATCCTTGTACTGCCGAGATATTACAAGATCGATAAAGCAAATCTTATAAAACTAGATACACCTCTTGGGGTACCTATGGGAAGTATGGGTGAGCTATGGGCTGCAGTCTACAAAACCACTTTGCCCCAAAGCAGTGTGCAGGTTTATTTTATTGATCATGAAAACTATTTTGGCAGGGCCGGTTTTTATGAAGACGATAACCGTTCATACGAAGACAACGGTGAGCGTTTTGTATTCTTTTCAAAAGCGGTATTACAGTTGTGTAAGATACTTCACTTTACTCCGGATATTATCCATGCTAACGATTGGCATACTGCATTGTTACCTATTTTGTCAAAAACCCGTTTCGTACATGATTTTGCTTATGCCAAAACAGTATTTACAATCCATAATATGCAGCATCAGGGGATTTTTCATAAAGGATTAATGGAACTCTTGGAGATTGGCTGGGAACATTTTAATGCACATGAGCTAGAAAGTTTCAATCATATTAATATGTTAAAAGGGGGTGTGATGCATGCTGATGCAGTAACAACCGTCTCGAAACGTTACGCTCAAGAGATACAGACATCGGAGTTTGGATTTGGATTAGATGGACATCTTTGGGCTCATAAGGAAAAGATCTTTGGAATTTTAAACGGTGTAGATTATGATGAATGGAATCCTTCAAAAGACACTTATATAGCGGAAACTTTTGATCGTGATCAAATGGAAGGAAAAACAGCATGCAAACGTGCGATTCAGAAGCATTTTAATTTAGAGCAGCGTGATGATGTAGCTTTAATCGGTTTTGTTGGTCGTTTTGCAGAACAAAAAGGGATAGGACTCATTGCAAGCGCTATCAACGGGATTTTAGACCATGATGTACAGATTGTTATGCTTGGAACTGGTGAGAAGTGGGCAGAAGGTTTTTTCTCCGGTGTCGCACACCATAGAGAAAATTTCGGTTTGCATGTAGGGTACAGTGAAGCGCTTGCACACCAGATAGAAGCAGGGTGTGATATGTTCTTAATGCCTTCATTCTTTGAGCCCTGTGGATTGAACCAGATCTACAGTTTACGTTACGGTACTCTGCCGATAGTTCGTGCAACAGGGGGACTGGATGATACTATAGTGAATTTCGACGAGCATCATCGCCACGGCAACGGCTTTAAGTTTTATGATGCTACTTCTGAAGCGCTCTATTACACTGTTATCTGGGCTATAAATATATATTACAATGACAAAGAGGCTTTTTTAGATATGCAACAGAGAGCTATGCAGGAACATTTTAGCTGGGATGATGCAGCTAAGGAGTACGAAGCAGTTTACAACTACATTTTAGACCCAGAAAATTATGAGAGACCAAAGCAATGA
- the glgB gene encoding 1,4-alpha-glucan branching protein GlgB: MKYETFYDVSFFSEFDIYLFKEGTHTKLYNHFGAHSYIRNDQKGVYFAVWAPNAKGVFLIADFNNFNNQTHPLKMRQDGSGIWEVFVSDVSIETLYKYYIDSDNLQVNKEKADPFAFFAEVAPKSASKVWNLNDFSWNDAMWMKKRKKQNSHKAPISIYEIHLGSWRRKVEEDNCFLNYTEAANELAYYIKELGFTHVELLPITEYPFDGSWGYQVTGYFAPTARYGTPEQFKEFVNIMHNHNIGVILDWVPSHFVTDGHGLITFDGTCLYEHQDPRKGYHPEWGSAIFNYDRNEVRAFLVSSALFWLDKYHLDGIRVDAVASMLYLDYAREDGEWVPNEDGSNINKGAVEFLRHLNTSAYAEHKDIMMFAEESTNYPMVSGAVSDGGLGFGYKWNMGWMHDTLKYMKNDPVHRQHHHKNLTFSFVYMYNENYVLPLSHDEVVHMKGSLINKMPGEYHKKFANLRALYSLMYAHPGKKLLFMGGEFAQFSEWNFAQSLDWHLLENKNHSGVQKLIKTLNTLYQNEPGLYKNDVESNGFEWIDENDYTANVIAFIRKGNTKEKPLIIVCNFSDKAHVGYMLGMPKRGEYKEIFNSENECFGGNGTLNKSVLKTTAKSCHGRKNMISLNLPPLSVLYLQKTP; encoded by the coding sequence ATGAAATATGAAACTTTTTACGATGTAAGTTTTTTTAGCGAGTTTGATATTTATCTTTTTAAAGAGGGTACACATACAAAACTCTATAACCATTTTGGTGCACACTCTTATATAAGAAATGATCAAAAAGGTGTCTATTTCGCTGTGTGGGCACCTAATGCAAAAGGTGTTTTTCTTATAGCTGATTTTAATAACTTCAATAATCAAACACATCCGTTAAAAATGCGCCAAGACGGTTCGGGAATCTGGGAAGTGTTTGTTAGTGATGTTAGTATTGAAACACTTTATAAATACTATATCGATTCCGATAATCTACAAGTAAACAAAGAAAAAGCTGATCCCTTTGCTTTTTTTGCCGAAGTTGCTCCAAAGTCCGCATCAAAAGTTTGGAATCTTAACGATTTTTCCTGGAATGATGCTATGTGGATGAAAAAACGTAAAAAACAGAACTCCCATAAAGCACCCATAAGTATTTATGAGATCCATTTGGGTTCCTGGAGGAGAAAAGTTGAAGAAGATAATTGTTTTTTAAATTATACGGAAGCTGCGAATGAACTTGCATATTATATAAAAGAACTTGGTTTTACACATGTGGAATTGCTTCCGATTACGGAATATCCATTTGATGGCTCGTGGGGATATCAGGTAACCGGTTATTTTGCTCCAACTGCCAGATACGGTACCCCTGAACAGTTCAAAGAATTTGTAAATATTATGCACAATCACAATATCGGCGTAATTTTGGACTGGGTCCCTTCCCATTTTGTGACTGACGGACATGGGCTTATCACTTTTGACGGTACATGTTTGTATGAGCATCAGGATCCTAGAAAAGGGTATCATCCGGAATGGGGAAGTGCAATTTTCAACTATGATCGAAATGAAGTACGCGCATTTTTGGTAAGTTCCGCCTTGTTTTGGCTTGATAAATACCATCTTGACGGCATAAGAGTAGATGCAGTTGCTTCAATGTTGTATCTTGATTATGCGAGAGAGGATGGAGAATGGGTGCCAAATGAGGATGGTAGTAATATAAACAAGGGAGCCGTAGAGTTTTTACGTCATCTCAATACCAGTGCATACGCAGAGCACAAAGATATTATGATGTTTGCCGAGGAATCTACAAATTATCCGATGGTTAGCGGTGCCGTGAGTGATGGGGGACTTGGATTTGGGTATAAATGGAATATGGGATGGATGCATGATACGCTCAAATATATGAAAAACGATCCAGTCCATAGACAACATCATCATAAAAACCTCACTTTTAGTTTTGTCTATATGTATAATGAAAACTATGTTTTACCTTTGAGCCATGATGAAGTGGTACATATGAAAGGCTCTTTGATTAATAAGATGCCTGGAGAGTATCATAAAAAGTTTGCCAATCTTCGAGCACTTTATAGTTTAATGTATGCTCATCCAGGGAAAAAACTTCTTTTTATGGGAGGAGAGTTCGCCCAGTTTTCAGAGTGGAATTTCGCACAAAGTCTTGATTGGCACCTTTTAGAAAATAAAAATCATTCAGGGGTACAAAAACTTATCAAAACACTTAACACTCTTTATCAAAATGAACCCGGACTTTATAAAAATGATGTAGAGAGTAATGGTTTTGAATGGATTGATGAGAACGACTACACTGCAAATGTAATTGCCTTTATACGTAAAGGCAATACAAAAGAAAAACCGTTGATTATTGTATGTAATTTTTCCGATAAAGCACATGTAGGGTATATGCTTGGAATGC